A single window of Mycolicibacterium madagascariense DNA harbors:
- a CDS encoding nucleotidyltransferase domain-containing protein — translation MTKNIDEAFRLYLGWQTPSEAERTAAAGHRQAIYTKLNDTYGLHRMFETGSFKHGTGVSSYSDVDYFASLKSTKPQLSSSILTSVRDTLKERFPYTYIHVSRPAVVLDFNEGREAVEVIPAYAKTKLTSDDMKFNIPGVVDEWLESTPEAHAKYVNESNNVTGVSGGAKSLARLAKAWKYHMNVPISSFYLEMRAASYMRNEQYIDYPQDLKRLLGSLKDSQLAAMNDPTGNTGRIEPCSSQAKREEAISKLDTANNRADWAVYYQKQGKIEEAFEKWDLLFGGSFPSYY, via the coding sequence ATGACAAAGAATATCGATGAAGCATTTCGACTCTATCTCGGATGGCAAACGCCGAGCGAGGCGGAGCGTACCGCCGCCGCGGGCCATCGCCAGGCGATATACACCAAGCTTAACGATACATACGGCTTACACCGCATGTTCGAAACCGGATCGTTCAAGCACGGAACTGGAGTGTCAAGCTACAGTGATGTCGACTATTTTGCCTCGCTAAAGTCCACCAAGCCACAACTATCATCGTCGATCCTGACAAGTGTCCGCGACACTCTAAAAGAACGATTTCCCTACACGTACATCCACGTCTCGCGACCAGCGGTGGTGCTCGACTTCAATGAAGGCAGAGAGGCAGTCGAAGTGATCCCGGCGTACGCCAAAACAAAGCTTACGAGCGATGACATGAAGTTCAACATCCCTGGTGTCGTAGATGAATGGCTCGAATCAACGCCAGAAGCTCATGCAAAGTACGTGAACGAGTCGAACAACGTGACTGGAGTCAGCGGAGGCGCAAAATCTCTCGCACGGCTGGCGAAGGCTTGGAAGTACCATATGAATGTTCCAATTTCGTCATTTTATCTTGAGATGCGTGCCGCATCGTACATGCGGAACGAACAATATATTGACTACCCTCAGGATTTGAAGCGATTGCTCGGTTCCCTGAAGGATTCACAGTTAGCCGCGATGAATGACCCTACGGGCAACACCGGACGTATTGAACCGTGCTCGTCACAAGCAAAACGCGAGGAAGCCATTTCTAAACTTGACACGGCAAATAATCGAGCAGACTGGGCCGTTTACTACCAGAAGCAAGGCAAGATCGAGGAAGCATTCGAAAAGTGGGATCTGCTATTCGGCGGTTCATTCCCCTCATACTACTAA
- a CDS encoding 3-keto-5-aminohexanoate cleavage protein → MPRPTIYVKACINGARTPDQHPHLPVTPDELAAAALAAHQAGAKAVHMHPKTPDGKDSLEPDVVAAAVTAVREAVPGLPLGVTTGFWALPDADARRRAVEGWTVLPDFASLNWHEPGSPELAEVLLGKGLGVEIGLFHLEAAASWAESPMAEHCMRVMIELQGHEDVAVADAMLARIAEVGSPAPVLLHGLDESCWPLLEQAGACGVQTRIGMEDTLKLPDGSIAPDNAALVSAAVELLSR, encoded by the coding sequence ATGCCACGTCCCACGATCTACGTCAAGGCCTGCATCAACGGCGCCCGTACCCCCGACCAACACCCCCACCTGCCCGTCACCCCCGACGAGTTGGCGGCCGCGGCGCTGGCCGCCCACCAGGCCGGAGCCAAGGCGGTCCACATGCACCCCAAGACCCCGGACGGCAAGGACTCGCTGGAGCCCGACGTCGTCGCCGCCGCGGTGACCGCCGTGCGGGAGGCGGTGCCGGGGTTGCCGCTCGGGGTGACGACGGGGTTCTGGGCGCTGCCCGACGCCGACGCGCGGCGCCGGGCGGTCGAGGGCTGGACGGTGCTGCCCGACTTCGCGTCGCTCAACTGGCACGAGCCGGGTTCGCCCGAACTCGCCGAGGTCCTGCTCGGCAAGGGCCTTGGCGTCGAGATCGGTCTGTTCCACCTCGAGGCGGCCGCGTCGTGGGCCGAGTCCCCGATGGCCGAGCACTGCATGCGGGTGATGATCGAACTGCAGGGCCACGAGGACGTCGCCGTGGCCGACGCCATGCTCGCGCGGATCGCCGAGGTGGGCTCGCCCGCGCCGGTCCTGCTGCACGGCCTCGACGAAAGTTGTTGGCCGCTGCTGGAACAAGCGGGTGCGTGCGGGGTGCAGACGCGCATCGGCATGGAGGACACCCTGAAGCTGCCGGACGGGTCGATCGCCCCCGACAACGCCGCGCTGGTTTCCGCGGCGGTCGAGTTGCTCAGTCGGTAG
- a CDS encoding DUF3800 domain-containing protein, with product MGPEFAYVDETGDIGAVANGGSATYTLGCALVPMERWTDSRDCFIDLRRNLKGAYGLKMSQDVKAHHLVGVKSVYRNLGLGDGQVRDIYRRHIDASVQTCSGVAAIVVHKSEIVRSDIEVFETAWEYLLTRLRERSEQRDQPILIVHDDGEADRVRKHLRRFRRTNWQGAGYGSARLLVEDPVSRNSQHSYTIDAPASYNAANSRCSSGVSLRFIRYGRVSAWILPKSLNVTEILSFGTWMLPASRSVRRNS from the coding sequence GTGGGCCCGGAGTTCGCCTACGTCGACGAGACCGGTGACATCGGCGCTGTCGCCAACGGGGGATCGGCTACGTACACCCTGGGGTGCGCTCTGGTGCCCATGGAGAGATGGACCGACTCTCGCGACTGTTTCATCGACCTGAGGCGAAACCTCAAGGGCGCCTACGGCTTGAAGATGTCACAAGATGTGAAGGCGCACCATCTTGTGGGCGTCAAGAGCGTCTACCGCAATCTGGGGCTCGGCGACGGACAGGTGAGAGACATCTATCGTCGTCACATCGATGCCAGCGTTCAGACCTGCAGCGGTGTCGCGGCGATAGTGGTACACAAGTCCGAAATCGTGAGATCAGACATCGAGGTATTCGAGACGGCCTGGGAGTATCTGTTGACGCGACTTCGGGAGCGAAGCGAGCAGCGCGACCAACCCATCCTCATCGTGCACGACGACGGCGAGGCGGACCGAGTGCGCAAGCACCTCAGACGGTTCCGCCGTACGAACTGGCAGGGTGCCGGCTACGGATCAGCGCGACTGCTTGTCGAGGATCCCGTGTCTCGGAACTCTCAGCACTCCTACACCATCGATGCGCCCGCTTCGTACAACGCCGCCAACTCGCGTTGCTCGTCCGGCGTGAGTTTGCGGTTCATACGATACGGGCGAGTTTCCGCATGGATCTTGCCAAAAAGTTTGAATGTCACCGAAATACTGTCCTTCGGCACCTGGATGCTGCCGGCGTCACGATCCGTCCGCAGAAACTCATGA
- a CDS encoding acetyl-CoA acetyltransferase, which translates to MDDIGVWILGGHQSDFARNLAREGVDFAALTCEVVTSTLHSARIDAADVGVVHVGNAFGEMFAAQGHLGAMPATVVDGLWDTPSSRHEAACASGSVAALAAIADVRSGAYDCALVLGVELEKTVPGDTAAQYLGAAAWTGHEGRDARFMWPYMFSEVADEYDRRFGIDESHLRAIASLNFANARRNPNAQTRDWTVPTPLTDDDVQNPVVEGRIRRFDCSQMTDGGAGVVLVGDRYLREHPDARPIGRIGGWGHRTVGLGMRQKLDRSAAGPYVMPHVRGAVLDAFDRAHVTLDDLDGVEVHDCFTPSEYLAIDHIGLTGPGESWKAIENGEIEIGGRLPINPSGGLIGGGHPVGASGVRMLLDAAKQVSGTAGDYQVDGARTFATLNFGGSTATTVSFVVTRSTA; encoded by the coding sequence ATGGACGACATCGGCGTCTGGATCCTCGGCGGTCACCAGAGCGACTTCGCGCGCAACCTCGCCCGCGAGGGCGTCGACTTCGCCGCGCTGACCTGCGAGGTCGTCACGTCGACCCTCCACTCCGCACGCATCGATGCGGCCGACGTCGGGGTCGTTCACGTCGGCAACGCGTTCGGCGAGATGTTCGCCGCGCAGGGCCACCTCGGCGCGATGCCCGCGACGGTCGTCGACGGGCTGTGGGACACCCCGTCGTCGCGCCACGAGGCGGCCTGCGCCTCCGGCAGCGTCGCGGCGCTCGCCGCCATCGCCGACGTGCGTTCCGGCGCATACGACTGCGCCCTGGTCCTCGGCGTCGAACTGGAGAAGACCGTCCCCGGCGACACGGCCGCGCAGTATCTCGGAGCGGCGGCGTGGACCGGTCACGAGGGCCGCGACGCCCGGTTCATGTGGCCGTACATGTTCTCCGAGGTGGCCGACGAATACGACCGCCGGTTCGGCATCGACGAGAGCCACCTGCGGGCCATCGCGTCGCTGAACTTCGCCAACGCGCGCCGCAATCCGAACGCGCAAACCCGCGACTGGACGGTGCCCACCCCGCTCACCGACGACGACGTGCAGAACCCGGTCGTCGAGGGTCGCATCCGCCGGTTCGACTGCAGTCAGATGACCGACGGCGGTGCGGGGGTGGTGCTCGTCGGCGACCGGTACCTGCGCGAGCATCCCGACGCCAGGCCCATCGGGCGCATCGGGGGCTGGGGACACCGCACCGTGGGCTTGGGCATGCGGCAGAAACTGGACCGCTCCGCCGCCGGGCCCTACGTCATGCCACACGTGCGCGGCGCCGTCCTCGACGCCTTCGACCGCGCCCACGTCACGCTCGACGACCTCGACGGCGTCGAGGTCCACGACTGCTTCACCCCCAGCGAGTACCTGGCGATCGACCACATCGGGCTCACGGGTCCCGGGGAGTCCTGGAAGGCCATCGAGAACGGCGAGATCGAGATCGGCGGACGGCTGCCGATCAACCCCAGCGGCGGGCTCATCGGCGGCGGCCACCCCGTCGGAGCCTCGGGGGTTCGCATGCTGCTCGACGCCGCCAAACAGGTCAGCGGGACCGCGGGCGACTACCAGGTCGACGGTGCGCGCACCTTCGCCACGCTCAACTTCGGTGGCAGCACGGCCACCACCGTCAGTTTCGTCGTCACGAGGAGCACCGCATGA
- a CDS encoding cupin domain-containing protein yields the protein MTELPDWARALDLSPHPEGGWYRETWRSGLTLGQPSLPPDYTGPRSAGTAILFLLMPGQQSAWHTVRSAELWLHHRGSPLLLEVGVEQAGATTHLLGSDVAAGEQPQFVVPPGHWQRATPRDAEPTLVSCVVVPGFDFADFALGAPTD from the coding sequence ATGACCGAACTCCCCGACTGGGCGAGGGCACTCGATCTCTCCCCACACCCCGAAGGGGGTTGGTACCGGGAGACCTGGCGCAGCGGATTGACCCTCGGCCAGCCGTCACTCCCGCCCGATTACACGGGCCCCCGTAGCGCGGGCACCGCGATCCTGTTCCTGCTGATGCCCGGTCAGCAGTCGGCGTGGCACACCGTGCGCAGCGCCGAACTCTGGCTGCACCACCGCGGCAGCCCGCTGCTCCTCGAGGTGGGGGTCGAACAGGCCGGTGCGACAACCCATCTGCTCGGCAGCGACGTCGCCGCCGGCGAGCAACCGCAGTTCGTCGTCCCTCCCGGGCACTGGCAGCGGGCGACGCCGCGCGACGCCGAACCCACCCTGGTGAGCTGCGTCGTCGTCCCGGGTTTCGACTTCGCCGACTTCGCGCTCGGCGCGCCTACCGACTGA
- a CDS encoding SAM-dependent methyltransferase: MTVARRLADLVRDTAGVELPVRIRAWDGTEAGPADGPVLVIRHRRALRRLLWAPGEMGLARAYVTGDLDVEGDIAEGFRRAWASAGRRRTSMSLRDKAIAAGAATRLGAVGLPPTPPAAEARLAGRLHTRGRDRAAIAHHYDLSNQFYQLLLDDHMAYSSAYYTHDGQSLHDAQTAKLDLVCRKLELKEGQRLLDVGCGWGSMILYAARTYGVHATGITLSAEQRDFVAERVTAEGLGKLVEVRLQDYRELSDPPATFDAVSSIEMGEHVGEGNYPTYLSTMFGALKSGGRLLLQQMSRREGTAPGGGPFIESYIAPDMHMRPLWQTIRHLQNAGFEIRGVEAMREHYVRTVEHWLETFERHYEEFVALQGEEVARVWRLYLVGGGLAFEQGRMGVDQIAARKP; the protein is encoded by the coding sequence GTGACGGTCGCTCGCCGGCTCGCGGATCTGGTGCGCGACACCGCCGGGGTCGAACTACCGGTGCGCATCCGGGCGTGGGACGGCACCGAGGCGGGCCCGGCCGACGGGCCGGTGCTCGTCATCCGCCATCGCCGGGCGCTGCGCCGACTGCTGTGGGCGCCCGGCGAGATGGGTCTGGCCCGGGCGTACGTCACCGGCGACCTCGACGTGGAGGGCGACATCGCCGAGGGGTTTCGGCGGGCCTGGGCTTCGGCGGGGCGGCGTCGCACGTCGATGTCGTTGCGGGACAAGGCGATTGCCGCCGGGGCCGCCACCCGACTGGGGGCCGTCGGGCTGCCGCCCACACCGCCCGCGGCCGAAGCGCGGCTGGCGGGTCGGCTGCACACCCGTGGCCGCGACCGCGCCGCGATCGCCCACCACTACGACCTGTCGAACCAGTTCTATCAGCTGCTCCTCGACGACCACATGGCCTACTCGTCGGCGTACTACACCCATGACGGGCAGTCGCTGCACGATGCGCAGACCGCCAAGCTCGACCTGGTGTGCCGCAAGCTGGAGCTCAAGGAGGGCCAGCGGCTGCTCGACGTCGGCTGCGGCTGGGGGTCGATGATCCTCTACGCCGCACGCACTTACGGCGTCCACGCCACCGGCATCACGCTGTCGGCCGAGCAGCGCGACTTCGTCGCCGAGCGCGTGACCGCCGAGGGGCTGGGCAAGCTCGTCGAGGTGCGACTGCAGGACTATCGCGAATTGTCCGACCCGCCAGCGACATTCGACGCCGTCAGCTCGATCGAGATGGGCGAGCACGTCGGCGAGGGCAACTATCCCACCTACCTGTCGACGATGTTCGGTGCGTTGAAGTCCGGCGGACGCCTACTGCTGCAACAGATGTCGCGCCGCGAGGGCACCGCTCCCGGCGGCGGGCCGTTCATCGAGTCCTACATCGCCCCCGACATGCACATGCGGCCGCTGTGGCAGACCATCCGTCATCTGCAGAACGCTGGGTTCGAGATCCGCGGCGTCGAAGCGATGCGCGAGCACTACGTGCGCACCGTCGAGCACTGGCTGGAGACCTTCGAGCGGCACTACGAGGAATTCGTCGCACTGCAGGGCGAAGAGGTCGCCAGAGTGTGGCGGCTGTACCTCGTCGGCGGCGGGCTGGCCTTCGAACAGGGCCGCATGGGCGTCGACCAGATCGCCGCGCGCAAGCCCTGA
- a CDS encoding winged helix-turn-helix transcriptional regulator, translating into MSQPVNAVGRMLGVLGDEWTLLIAQQALLAVTRYGDFIARLGISNAVLTGRLAAMTAEGLLERTLYHVGPARYEYVLTPQGRALWPVLASIWEWERRWVPDHAGQLPAMRHTRCAVDFAPLLTCGACTQVVTEKELAASWGPSGSWPRSMPVESTRRRSGAESTRGRAGLFPQTMSILGNRWSFALLVTAFVGATRFNDFAEQLGAPPGSLTDRLQIFTAGGVLEMRGGRYHLTEKGRAFFPVLITALQWAQRWYPNPEGPAVLLRHTLCGNDFKAVLTCDQCTGPLRGADVHEHGRDD; encoded by the coding sequence GTGAGTCAGCCGGTCAACGCCGTCGGGCGCATGCTGGGCGTGCTCGGCGACGAGTGGACCCTGCTGATCGCGCAGCAGGCGCTCCTGGCTGTGACCAGGTACGGCGACTTCATTGCGCGCCTTGGCATCTCGAATGCGGTGCTGACCGGGCGGCTGGCCGCGATGACCGCCGAAGGATTGCTCGAGCGCACTCTGTACCACGTCGGGCCCGCCCGCTACGAGTACGTCCTCACCCCGCAGGGCCGGGCGCTCTGGCCGGTGCTGGCCTCGATCTGGGAGTGGGAGCGCCGCTGGGTGCCCGACCACGCCGGGCAGCTGCCGGCCATGCGCCACACCCGTTGTGCGGTCGACTTCGCACCGCTGCTCACCTGCGGCGCCTGCACCCAGGTCGTGACCGAGAAGGAGCTGGCGGCGTCGTGGGGCCCCAGCGGGTCCTGGCCGCGGTCCATGCCGGTCGAGTCGACGCGGCGCAGATCCGGCGCCGAGTCCACCCGCGGGCGGGCCGGTCTGTTCCCGCAGACGATGAGCATCCTCGGAAACCGTTGGAGCTTCGCCCTTCTCGTCACGGCGTTCGTCGGAGCCACCCGATTCAACGACTTCGCCGAACAGCTCGGGGCGCCGCCCGGCTCGCTGACCGACCGGCTACAGATCTTCACCGCGGGCGGGGTGCTCGAGATGCGCGGCGGACGCTATCACCTGACCGAGAAGGGCCGCGCCTTCTTCCCGGTGCTCATCACCGCGCTGCAGTGGGCCCAGCGCTGGTACCCGAATCCCGAGGGTCCCGCCGTACTGCTGCGACACACGCTGTGCGGCAACGACTTCAAAGCCGTGCTCACCTGCGACCAGTGCACCGGACCGCTGCGCGGGGCCGACGTGCACGAGCACGGCCGAGACGACTAG
- a CDS encoding NAD-binding protein — translation MERHIIVCGDDPLGMRIIEQLRAAGREIVVVFSSGELQGAGIASASALICADDDDALNLEIALLARQLNPTVRVVARLGNGVLREAVALGNGPGAILDVADLAAPSVVEACLSRTTHAISAAGTEFVVSGTDAPRTATLRELFGDLAPVAVLRGEHSEHPGEVVACPGRDVLVHEGDWTAMIGTADELRAQGIAVAPPMKAPTEVGHRGSRGYNPHRRKPLKRAVDALRAVRDDVNPNFFKAFAASMTLLLGATVLLRFSYHRPGMSFVDALYFSSETIATVGYGDFSFVDQPTWLRLFGILLMFAGVTSTAVLMAFVADLLLSRRIAQNAGLRKVRELQDHVIVVGLGSFGIRVVADLKAAGHDVVVVERSPDNRYLSSAAELDVPVIFGDATLPATLDSARVDDAVAVAVLTQSDMVNIETGIVLRERLGARWTRSADTPGVPVVLRVYDRTLGTAVAQRFGFENVRSTVDLATPWFIGTAMGLEVFGTFSVGQQSFMIGGVEVAPGSELDGLRMADMSTQTRVIAIASPGQPARLHPRRDTRLTAGDTAYLVGPYRELLDTLHKGQRVTV, via the coding sequence ATGGAGCGGCACATCATCGTCTGCGGCGATGATCCGCTGGGGATGCGCATCATCGAGCAACTGCGCGCGGCGGGTCGCGAGATCGTCGTCGTCTTCTCCTCCGGCGAACTACAGGGCGCGGGCATCGCCAGCGCGTCCGCCCTGATCTGCGCCGACGACGACGATGCCCTCAACCTCGAAATCGCCCTGCTGGCACGCCAACTCAACCCGACCGTGCGGGTCGTCGCGCGGCTTGGCAACGGTGTGCTCCGCGAGGCCGTCGCGCTCGGCAACGGGCCGGGCGCCATCCTGGACGTGGCCGATCTGGCCGCGCCATCGGTGGTGGAGGCCTGCCTGTCGCGCACCACGCACGCCATCTCCGCGGCGGGCACCGAGTTCGTCGTCTCGGGCACCGACGCACCTCGCACGGCGACGCTTCGCGAGCTGTTCGGCGACCTGGCGCCGGTGGCAGTACTGCGCGGGGAGCACTCCGAGCACCCCGGCGAGGTGGTGGCCTGCCCCGGCCGCGACGTCCTGGTGCACGAGGGTGACTGGACGGCGATGATCGGCACCGCCGACGAGCTGCGGGCACAGGGCATCGCGGTCGCGCCGCCGATGAAGGCGCCCACCGAGGTCGGCCACCGCGGTTCGCGCGGCTACAACCCCCATCGCCGCAAACCGCTCAAGCGCGCCGTCGACGCCCTCCGCGCGGTCCGCGACGACGTCAACCCCAACTTCTTCAAGGCGTTCGCCGCGTCCATGACGCTGCTGCTCGGCGCGACGGTCCTGCTGCGCTTCAGCTACCACCGGCCGGGCATGAGCTTCGTCGACGCGCTGTACTTCTCCTCCGAGACGATCGCCACCGTGGGGTACGGCGACTTCAGCTTCGTCGACCAACCCACCTGGCTGCGGCTGTTCGGCATCCTGCTGATGTTCGCCGGCGTCACGTCGACCGCGGTCCTGATGGCGTTCGTCGCCGACCTGCTGCTGTCGCGGCGCATCGCGCAGAACGCGGGTCTGCGCAAGGTCCGCGAACTGCAGGACCACGTGATCGTCGTCGGCCTCGGGTCGTTCGGCATTCGCGTGGTGGCCGACCTCAAGGCCGCCGGGCACGACGTCGTGGTCGTCGAGCGCAGCCCCGACAACCGGTACCTGTCCTCGGCCGCCGAACTCGACGTGCCGGTCATCTTCGGCGACGCCACGCTGCCCGCCACGCTGGACTCGGCGCGCGTCGACGACGCGGTGGCCGTCGCGGTGTTGACGCAGTCCGACATGGTGAACATCGAGACGGGCATCGTGCTGCGCGAACGGCTGGGCGCACGGTGGACACGCTCGGCCGACACCCCCGGCGTGCCCGTGGTGCTCCGGGTCTACGACCGCACGCTCGGCACCGCGGTGGCCCAGCGGTTCGGGTTCGAGAACGTGCGCTCGACGGTCGACCTCGCGACGCCGTGGTTCATCGGAACGGCCATGGGGCTGGAGGTCTTCGGCACGTTCTCGGTGGGTCAGCAATCCTTCATGATCGGCGGTGTGGAGGTCGCCCCCGGCAGCGAGCTCGACGGGCTGCGGATGGCCGACATGTCGACCCAGACCCGGGTCATCGCGATCGCGTCACCCGGTCAGCCCGCCCGGTTGCATCCCCGCCGCGACACCCGACTGACGGCCGGCGACACGGCCTACCTCGTCGGGCCCTACCGCGAGCTGCTGGACACCCTGCACAAGGGCCAGCGCGTCACCGTCTGA
- a CDS encoding carotenoid oxygenase family protein, with translation MNVDVVGKYLSTLPEDDDHPYRTGPWRPQTSEWDADDLTVVAGELPRDLDGVYLRNTENPLHPAMKAYHPFDGDAMVHLVGFRDGKAFYRNRFVQTDGFVQENAAGRALWPGLAEPVGLAQRDYGWGARTLMKDASSTDVTVHRGVALTSFYQCGDLYRVDPFTGATLGKQDWNGAFPSDWGVSAHPKVDDRTGELLFFNYSKQDPYMHYGVVDATNTLVHYVDVPLPGPRLPHDMAFTENYAILNDLPLFWEPEYLERNAHVARFHRDLPSRFAVVPRRGQTSQIQWFEADPTYVLHFTNAYEDGDEIVLDGFYQGDPEPADNGLGDKWQRAFRFLALDRMQARLHRWRFNLVTGGVREEQLSDSITEFGMINPGHAGVDYRYAYAATGRPGWFLFDGLVKHDLATGAEDRFAFADGVYGSETAMAPRVGSTGEDDGYLVTITTDMNADASYCLVFDAARVGDGPVCTLALPERVCSGTHSTWAAGSELRRWQQTDTAAEAIGL, from the coding sequence ATGAACGTCGACGTCGTCGGCAAGTACCTGTCCACCCTGCCCGAGGACGACGACCATCCCTACCGCACGGGGCCCTGGCGCCCGCAGACGTCGGAGTGGGACGCCGACGACCTCACCGTCGTCGCGGGCGAACTGCCGCGCGATCTCGACGGGGTCTACCTGCGCAACACCGAGAACCCGCTGCATCCGGCGATGAAGGCCTACCACCCGTTCGACGGCGACGCCATGGTGCACCTCGTTGGCTTCCGCGACGGAAAGGCGTTCTACCGCAACAGGTTCGTCCAGACCGACGGCTTCGTGCAGGAGAACGCGGCCGGGCGGGCGCTGTGGCCGGGTCTGGCCGAACCGGTCGGCCTGGCTCAGCGCGACTACGGTTGGGGCGCAAGGACGTTGATGAAGGACGCGTCGAGCACCGACGTCACCGTGCACCGCGGTGTCGCGCTGACCAGCTTCTACCAGTGCGGTGACCTGTACCGGGTCGACCCGTTCACCGGCGCCACCCTCGGCAAGCAGGACTGGAACGGCGCGTTCCCGTCCGACTGGGGCGTGTCGGCCCACCCGAAGGTCGACGACCGAACCGGGGAACTGCTGTTCTTCAACTACTCCAAGCAGGACCCGTACATGCACTACGGCGTCGTGGACGCCACCAACACCCTGGTGCACTACGTCGACGTGCCGCTGCCGGGTCCGCGGCTGCCGCACGACATGGCGTTCACCGAGAACTACGCGATCCTCAACGACCTGCCGCTGTTCTGGGAGCCCGAATACCTCGAACGCAACGCCCACGTCGCACGGTTCCATCGCGACCTGCCCTCCCGGTTCGCCGTCGTCCCGCGCCGCGGCCAGACGTCGCAGATCCAGTGGTTCGAGGCCGACCCGACCTACGTCCTGCACTTCACCAACGCCTACGAGGACGGCGACGAGATCGTCCTCGACGGCTTCTACCAGGGCGACCCCGAACCGGCCGACAACGGCCTTGGTGACAAGTGGCAGCGCGCCTTTCGCTTCCTGGCACTCGACCGCATGCAGGCCCGGCTGCACCGCTGGCGCTTCAACCTGGTGACCGGCGGGGTGCGCGAAGAGCAGCTGTCGGACAGCATCACCGAGTTCGGCATGATCAATCCGGGCCACGCCGGCGTCGACTACCGCTACGCCTACGCCGCGACCGGCAGGCCCGGCTGGTTCCTGTTCGACGGGTTGGTCAAACACGATCTCGCGACCGGCGCCGAGGACCGGTTCGCGTTCGCGGACGGCGTCTACGGCAGCGAGACCGCGATGGCGCCCAGGGTCGGCAGCACGGGTGAGGACGACGGGTATCTGGTCACCATCACCACCGACATGAACGCCGACGCCTCCTACTGCCTGGTGTTCGACGCGGCCCGGGTCGGCGACGGCCCGGTGTGCACACTGGCCCTGCCCGAACGGGTCTGCAGCGGAACCCATTCGACGTGGGCGGCGGGCTCGGAGTTGCGTCGCTGGCAGCAGACCGACACCGCGGCCGAGGCGATCGGTCTGTAG
- a CDS encoding GAF and ANTAR domain-containing protein yields the protein MNVQNHDLALRMADLARTVALRKVDDVLADVTSAAMELIPGVDVAGVLLIGRAGSFETLAPTNDLMFKLDQLQMRCGEGPCLEAALDEIVVRTDDFRNEPRFPTYAPEVVELGVLSALSFKLYTADRTAGALNLFGFQPKLWDAEAETVGTVLAAHAAAAILASREGDQLQSALTTRDRIGQAKGIIMERFKIDDVRAFAMLRQLSQDTNTKLIDVAQRVIDTRGE from the coding sequence ATGAACGTGCAGAACCACGACCTTGCCCTGCGGATGGCGGACCTGGCCCGCACCGTGGCGCTGCGCAAGGTCGACGACGTCCTCGCCGACGTCACGTCGGCCGCCATGGAACTCATTCCCGGAGTCGACGTCGCCGGGGTACTGCTCATCGGCAGGGCGGGCAGCTTCGAGACGCTCGCGCCGACCAACGACCTCATGTTCAAGCTCGACCAGTTGCAGATGCGCTGTGGGGAGGGGCCGTGCCTGGAAGCGGCGCTCGACGAGATCGTCGTGCGCACCGACGACTTCCGCAACGAGCCCCGCTTCCCGACGTACGCCCCGGAGGTCGTCGAGCTCGGAGTGCTGAGCGCGCTGTCGTTCAAGCTGTACACCGCCGACCGCACCGCGGGCGCGCTCAACCTGTTCGGCTTTCAGCCCAAGCTGTGGGACGCCGAGGCCGAGACGGTCGGCACCGTGCTCGCCGCGCACGCGGCGGCGGCGATCCTGGCCAGCCGCGAGGGCGATCAGCTGCAGTCGGCGCTCACGACGCGGGATCGCATCGGGCAGGCCAAGGGAATCATCATGGAGCGCTTCAAGATTGACGACGTGCGGGCGTTCGCGATGCTGCGTCAGCTCTCGCAGGACACCAACACCAAGCTGATCGACGTGGCCCAGCGGGTCATCGACACGAGGGGTGAGTAG
- a CDS encoding GNAT family N-acetyltransferase has protein sequence MTGFVAPVELTGERWVSLEPLTRAHLPEIVAASEDVRELWFTSAPTPATAEEWVDGRLAIQHPDTGLTFVVRGRDGALIGSSSFCHVDAPNRRLEIGYTWYRQSVRRTGVNTECKLVMLGHAFDQLGCVAVEFRTHFFNSTSRAAIERLGAKRDGILRSHQILPDGSRRDTVVYSILDVEWPSVRNNLRFRLDR, from the coding sequence ATGACGGGGTTCGTCGCGCCCGTCGAACTGACGGGTGAGCGCTGGGTCTCGTTGGAACCGCTGACGCGGGCGCACCTTCCGGAGATCGTCGCGGCCAGCGAGGACGTCCGCGAACTGTGGTTCACCAGTGCGCCGACGCCCGCGACGGCGGAAGAGTGGGTCGACGGCCGACTCGCCATTCAGCACCCCGACACGGGGCTGACGTTCGTCGTGCGGGGGCGCGACGGAGCCCTGATCGGGTCCTCCAGCTTCTGCCACGTCGACGCGCCCAACCGGCGGCTCGAGATCGGCTACACCTGGTACCGACAGTCCGTGCGACGCACCGGCGTCAACACCGAATGCAAGCTAGTGATGCTGGGCCATGCCTTCGACCAATTGGGTTGCGTCGCGGTCGAATTCCGCACGCACTTCTTCAACTCGACCAGTCGCGCGGCGATCGAGCGGCTGGGGGCCAAGCGCGACGGCATCCTGCGCAGCCACCAGATCCTGCCCGACGGGTCCCGCCGCGACACCGTCGTCTACTCGATTCTCGACGTGGAGTGGCCGTCGGTGCGCAACAACCTACGGTTTCGGCTGGATCGCTAG